A window of Methanolobus sediminis contains these coding sequences:
- a CDS encoding TIM barrel protein has protein sequence MKETVNFSLYEPDMKLFDSDWGKIRNFLVRHDLDGLELFVDSSPLPDDVPKDLVVGVHLPYWMGRHRAWVDPSVFTQDMEEFERIYVFGGGSRGEVIGTFSKALENAHTLEAEYAVFHVSYAEMEQVYTRCFDCTDYDVLETTADFLNEAVSVYPNGEPPVRLFFENLWWPGLTFLDPMNVEYFASLLDFDNWAFVLDTGHLMNATMKCEDENCSINVVLDVLSRHPEDFIKRIEGMHFHCSLSGEFMRNSMDLEIPEGFGDLSFHERLMSVMGILDQMDQHMPFSSENCSQIVDMVSPDYLTHEFVATDLRSLDEKLYIQRGALRK, from the coding sequence ATGAAAGAGACGGTAAACTTCTCATTGTATGAGCCGGATATGAAACTGTTTGATTCGGACTGGGGAAAGATTCGAAATTTCCTTGTACGACATGATCTTGATGGTCTGGAACTTTTTGTTGACTCTTCTCCTCTACCTGATGATGTACCAAAGGATCTGGTTGTAGGGGTTCATCTGCCTTACTGGATGGGAAGGCACAGGGCATGGGTCGATCCGTCTGTATTCACACAGGATATGGAGGAATTTGAAAGGATATATGTTTTCGGCGGTGGAAGCCGGGGTGAGGTTATCGGGACTTTCAGTAAGGCTCTTGAGAACGCTCATACTCTGGAGGCAGAGTATGCGGTTTTTCATGTATCCTATGCAGAAATGGAACAGGTATATACACGCTGCTTTGATTGTACGGACTACGATGTACTTGAAACAACAGCAGATTTTTTGAATGAAGCTGTTTCTGTTTATCCGAATGGTGAGCCTCCGGTGCGTCTGTTCTTTGAGAATCTCTGGTGGCCGGGACTTACATTCCTTGATCCTATGAATGTTGAATACTTTGCTTCACTACTTGATTTTGATAACTGGGCTTTTGTTCTTGATACGGGTCACCTGATGAATGCCACTATGAAGTGTGAGGATGAGAACTGCTCTATCAATGTGGTACTTGATGTGCTTTCCAGGCATCCGGAAGACTTCATTAAAAGAATTGAAGGCATGCATTTCCATTGCAGCCTGTCAGGAGAGTTCATGCGAAACTCGATGGACCTGGAAATTCCGGAAGGTTTTGGAGATTTGTCTTTTCATGAGCGTCTGATGTCCGTAATGGGAATACTGGACCAGATGGATCAACATATGCCTTTTTCAAGCGAAAATTGTTCACAGATAGTTGATATGGTGTCACCTGATTACTTGACGCATGAGTTTGTTGCAACTGACTTGCGCTCTCTGGATGAGAAACTGTATATACAGAGAGGAGCATTACGCAAATAA
- a CDS encoding ArsR family transcriptional regulator: protein MSTIDNNDSENPEHTDRLKLFSALGSETRLRMLQRLTEGEMHISELARELSISVPVAAKHANILEDAELIQRKVYGKTHVLQLNNKNIFHALDIFAPSRTVEVKKGATLLEALKKAAVVEVKDVHGQDNIVSTNGEEGFFVYEVDGVFSDKNVNEFVFDKNSTVMWKKLEPISILKVKVNVQDE, encoded by the coding sequence ATGAGCACTATCGATAACAATGACTCCGAGAATCCAGAGCACACTGACCGTCTGAAACTGTTTAGCGCTCTTGGAAGTGAAACCCGGCTCAGGATGCTTCAAAGGCTGACTGAGGGTGAAATGCACATATCAGAACTTGCAAGGGAACTCAGTATCTCTGTGCCGGTTGCTGCAAAACACGCAAACATACTGGAGGACGCTGAGCTTATACAGCGTAAGGTTTATGGAAAGACCCATGTCCTGCAGCTTAACAATAAGAATATTTTCCATGCACTTGACATCTTCGCACCTTCCAGAACAGTTGAAGTTAAAAAAGGTGCCACATTGCTGGAAGCACTTAAGAAGGCAGCAGTTGTCGAAGTGAAAGATGTTCACGGACAGGATAATATTGTTTCCACCAATGGCGAGGAAGGTTTCTTTGTCTATGAAGTGGATGGTGTTTTCTCCGATAAGAATGTCAATGAATTCGTATTTGACAAGAATTCCACTGTTATGTGGAAGAAACTGGAACCTATCAGCATTTTGAAAGTTAAAGTAAATGTTCAGGATGAATAG